The following nucleotide sequence is from Mycobacteriales bacterium.
CGCGACGTGCAGGCGGGAGACCAGTACGACGGCATGGTTGCGACTGGGCATCGTCGGCTGCTCCGCCGGCGAGACATGCAGCTCGTCGCTGACCGCCTGATAGTGCGCGCGGATGCCGCGCATCATGAAGTACAGCGCGACCATCGCGACGATCGCGATCCACGCCCCGTGAACCACCTTCGTGTAGAGCACGACGACCAGCACGAGGGCCGTGGCAACCGCCCCGGTCACGTTGATGACGCGCGAGATCCTGATCTTGCGACGTTGCTCCCCCGTCGCCTCGACGAGCGCCTTGTTCCAGTGGTTGACCATGCCGCTCTGGCTGAGCGTGAACGACGTGAAGACACCGATGATGTAGAGCTGGATCAGCCGGTCGATGTTCGCGTCGAACCCGACGATCAGCGCCATCGCCAGACCACCCAGGATCAGGATTCCGTTGCTGAACACCAGCCGGTCGCCACGGTTGTGCAGCTGTCGCGGGAGGTAGCGGTGGTGAGCCAGGATCGATGCGAGCCCGGGAAAGCCGTTGAACGCCGTGTTCGCCGCGAGTACCAGGATCGCCGCGGTCGCCGCCTGGTACAGGTAGAAGAACACGTCGTGGCGTCCGAACGACGCGGCCGCGACTTGGGAGATCACCGAAGGGTTCCCATCGGGTTGCGCGTGCGCGTGCAGGCGCAGGGCGAGCACCGTGATGCCGACGAACATGCTGATGGCGAGCCCACCCATCATCGACAACGTCAACGCGGCGTTGCGCGGCTTCGGCTTGCGAAACGCCGGTACGCCATTGCTGATCGCCTCGACGCCCGTCAACGCGGTGCATCCGGAGGCGAAGGCACGCAAGGCAAGCAGGACCGTAGCGAGCCCGCCCACCGCGACCGTTCGATGCAGGTGCTGATGAGCCGTGGCGGCTTGTGGCAGGTCACCGAGGGCCCCTCTGACGGCGGCGAAGCCGAACATCACGAAGCTGAGGACCACGAAGGAGTACGTCGGGATCGCGAACAGCTTCCCGGACTCACGAACGCCGCGAAGGTTTGCGAGCACCAGGACGACCACGAAGCCGACTGACATGGCCACCGCGTGCGGCGCGAGCGACGGCGCCGCGCTCGTGATCGCCACCACTCCCGAGACAATCGAGACCGCGACGGTCATCACGTAGTCGACGAGCAGCGCGCTCGCCGCGACCAGCGCCGCAGCCGGGCCGAAGTTGTCCAGGCTGACCGCGAAGGCCCCGCCGCCGCTCGGGTAGGCGTAACAGGTCTGCCGGTAGGACAGCACGACGATGAACAACAGCGCCGCCACGGCAACCGCGACCCACTTCGCCATGGACAGGTACGCCAGCCCACCGGCGGCAAGGACGAGCACGATCTCCTCGGTCGCGTAAGCGACCGAGGAGATCGGGTCGGAGCAGAACACCGGAAGCGCGATCCACTTCGGCAGCAGCGTCTCGTGGAGCTGGGTGCTGCGCAGCGGCCGGCCGACGAGCAAGCGCTTGAAACTCGCGACGGGTGAAGTCACGTCCGGAGGCTAGAAGCGGCAAAAGCCCTGCGGCGTAAGGAAAACGTCAAGATCCGCGAAGCACCCGTCAAGATTGCGTCAAAGTCCTCGACCCCCGGGCTCTTCACGCATTACTACGGGGGCGTGGGACGGGTCCGCAGCCAGGTCGACGCCGCCTACATCCTCCCCGCGGCGTTCGCCGCGCTGCTCGTGCTGGGCGCAACGACCGCCGCCTTGAATGGCCGAATCGGTCCCACCACCCTGCTCGTCGCTGCGTCGGTGATCACCCTCCTCGCCAGCGTGGTCTCCGCCATCCCGGCCGCGCCACTCGTTGCCGCGATGGCCTGGCTGACCGCGATCGGCTTCTCACACGCCCCGTACGGTCAGCTCCACGCGTCCGGCCGCCACGCGCTCACCGCATTGGTGGCTCTGGCGGACTGCGCCGTCGTGGGCGTCATGCTGGGCGGTGCGGCGCGCCGTGTCGGGCGAGCGCGTGGTCAGATCGAGTGGTCGGTGTTCGACGACATCGAGTCCCTGGGGGACCATTCCATCGTGAGCGAAGCGCCCATCCCGGCGGTTCGGCTACGCGACCTGGCTGTCGCGGTCAGCCGGCGCCGCCAGGTCGCCGCGGTGCTGTTCGGCAGCATCGTGCTTCCCCTCATGACCGCCAGCCTGGCCGCCGTCCGTCCACACCTGAGTCTCGACGACGACCTGTTGCTCTACCTGATCGCGGTGCTCGCGATCACCCTCATCGGTGGTTTCTGGCCCGCGGTCGGCGGCGCGATTGCGGCCAGCCTGCTCGTCAACTGGTACTTCACTCCCCCGCTGCACAACTGGACGATCGACTCGCCCCAGAACCTGTTCGCGCTGCTGCTGTTCATCACCGTGGCCGTCACGGTCAGCAGCGTCGTTCATCTCGCTGCCCGCCGCGCGGCCCTGGCTCGACGAAGCAGCAAGGAGTCCGCGACGCTGCTCGCCCTCGCGCGGACCGTGCTCGGCGGCGACGACACCGCAGCGGACGTGATCAACCACCTGAGCCAGCACGAGGAGGTCGGCGCCGAGCTGCACGAGCTCGTCAGTGGGCGCTGGATCCTGCTGACGTCGGCCGGCGATGCGTCCGGCGCATCGTCGACCAGTCGGATTCGCGACGACCTTCGCCTGCGGTTGTTCGGACCTCGCGTCGCGCGTCTGTCGGCCCGGACCGTCGAAGGGTACGGCGCTCAGGCGGCGGCCGCGCTCGATCGGGAGCGACTGCGGGTGCAGGCCGCTCAGGCGGAGATGCTCGCCGCCGGAAACCGAATGCGTACGGCGCTGCTCACGGCGGTCAGCCACGACTTGCGCACGCCGCTCGCTTCCGTCAAGGCCAGCGTCAGCAGCTTGCGCCAGACCGACGTGACATGGTCCCCGCGCGACGAGGCGGAGCTGCTCGCCACCATCGAGGAGAGCGCGGACCGCCTCGACGCGCTCATCGCAAACCTGCTCGACATGAGTCGCGTTCACACCGGCTCGTTGCAACCGCTGCTTCGGCCGATCTCAATCGACGAGATCGCCCCGCTGGCGGTCCACGGTCTCGACGCGGCTCAGGTCGCGTTCGACATCCCGGACGACCTGCCGCTCGTTGCGACCGACCCGGGCTTGTTGGAACGCGCCGTCGCCAACCTCGTCGGCAACGCCGTTCGCTACTGCCCGCCGGGACAGCCGGCCCGACTGGTCGCCCGACGTGACCGTGACTGGGTCAGCCTCGACATCGTCGACCACGGGCCAGGCGTGCCGGACGCGATGAAATCTCGCATGTTCGAGCCGTTTCAACAGCTCGGCGACCAGCGAAACACTGAGGGAGTGGGCCTGGGGCTCGCGGTCGCTCGTGGCTTCGTCGAGGCCATGGGCGGGACGCTCGAAGCGCTCAACACGCCAGGCGGTGGTCTGACGATGCGACTCACGCTTCGGATCGCTGTGGCGCCGAGCGAGGTCTCGGTCGACCAGTGATCGTCACCCGTCCATGACCTCCGTACTCGTCGTCGACGACGAGGCCTCGATTCGCCGTGCGCTCCGGATCAACCTTGCCGCCCGCGACTACGCCGTGCACACCGCCGATGACGGTCGCAGCGGCCTGCGCGCAGCAGCGGCACAGCGTCCCGACGTCGTGATCCTCGATCTCGGGCTGCCGGACATGGACGGCGTTGAGGTGATTCGCGGAATCCGCGGCTGGTCAGAGGCGCCGATCATCGTGTTGTCCGCGCGCGAGCACGAGCACGACAAGGTGGCAGCCCTCGACGCCGGCGCGGACGACTACGTCACCAAGCCGTTCGGCATGGACGAACTGCTCGCGCGGCTACGGGCGGCCACTCGCCGGTCGGTCACGACCGCCAGAGACGAGCCGGTCGTCCGCACCGACCACTTCACGGTGGACCTCGGCGCGAAGCGGGTCACCAACCTCGCGGGCCACGAAGTACGGCTCACGCCGACCGAGTGGGAGATCGTCGAGCTGCTGGTCCGAAACGACGGGCGGCTCGTGGCCAGCCGCCAGATCCTCAGCCAGGTGTGGGGCGAGGGCTTCCACGCCGAAACGCACTACCTGCGGGTCTACCTCGCGCAGATCCGCCGCAAGCTCGAGCCGGACTCGTCGCGTCCCCGCTATTTCCACACCGAGCCCGGGATGGGCTACCGATTCCTCGCGAGCCCGCCCTCAGACCGCCCTAGCTAGCGCCGCGTCAGGAAGCCGCAGGGTTTCCGGCCTCCACCGTCAGGGTCGCGTCAGGACGCTTGGACGCGATGCACACCCAACGAACACTTCGGCTGTGGCCGATTTCGTTCTCGTCATGCTGACCGTCGGGCTGTTCGCAATCTTCGCCTTGATCGCGAAGGCAGCTGAGCGGCGATGACCGCCGACAACCTGGTCGGGCTGATCCTCGCCGTGGCGACCGGAGTGTTCCTCGTCATCGCCCTGCTGTTCCCGGAACGGTTCTGATGAGCAGCACCACAGCCGGTGCGCTTTTCGTCGTCGCGCTCGTCCTTGCCCTGGCCGCCAGCTACCGCCCGCTCGGCGACTACATGGCGCGCACGTACCTCGACCGCCGCCATCTGCGCGCCGAGGCCTGGATCTACCGGCTCGCGGGGATCGACGCGGACACAGACCAGACCTGGGCCGCCTACCTGCGCAGCGTCCTGGCCTTCTCCGCCGTCTCCGTACTGCTCGTGTACCTGATCCTTCGCGGACAGCACAGCCTGCCGTTCGACCTCGGTTTCGGCGGGATGCACGCCAGTCAGGCCTGGAACACCGCGGCGAGCTTCACCACCAACACCAACTGGCAGTCCTACTCGGGCGAGTCCTCACTCGGGTACGCCGCACAGGCGCTCGGCCTGGCGGTACAGAACTTCGTCTCGGCGGCTGTCGGCATCGCGGTCGCGATCGCCTTCGTGCGCGGGTTCTCCCGATCGCGGACGGACCGGCTCGGCAACTTCTGGGTCGACCTGGTGCGTACGTGCATCCGCATCCTGCTGCCGATCTCGTTCGTCGCCGCGCTCGTCCTCGTCGGCGGCGGTGCGATCCAGAACTTCCACGACCCACAGACCATCCATACGATCACCGGCGGCACGCAGACGATCACCGGGGGTCCCGTCGCGAGCCAGGAGGCCATCAAGCAGCTCGGCACCAATGGCGGCGGCTTCTACAACGCGAACTCCGCCCACCCCTTCGAGAACCCGACGTCGTGGACCAACTGGTTCGAGATCTACCTGCTGCTCGTCATCGGCTTCTCGCTCCCCCGGACTTTTGGCAAGCTGGTGGGCGACACCCGTCAAGGGCTCGCCATCGTCGCGGTGATGGGCGTGCTCTTCCTCGGCAGCGTCGTCGCGCTGAACGTCTTCCAGAACGTCCACCATGGCAGCGTTCCCGCGGCTGTGGGTGCGTCGACCGAAGGCACCGAACAGCGCTTCGGCGTTGCGGACTCGGCGACGTTTGCGGCGAGCACCACGCTGACATCCACCGGCGCTGTGGACTCCTTCCACGACTCCTACACCAGCCTCGGCGGTGCCGTCACGTTGCTCGACATGCAGTTGGGTGAGATCGCGCCCGGCGGCACCGGCTCGGGTCTGTACGGGATGCTGGTGCTCGCCGTCATCACGGTGTTCGTCGGCGGCCTGATGGTCGGGCGAACACCCGAGTACCTCGCGAAGAAGATCGGCGCGCGCGAGATGAAGTTCGCGTCGCTGTACTTCCTCACCACACCGCTGTTCGTGTTGGTCGGTGCGGGGCTGGCCATGGCCCTGCCGGGCGAGCGCGCCGCGATGCTCAACACCGGCGCACACGGCTTCTCGGAGGTGCTCTACGCCTTCACCTCGGCCGCCAACAACAACGGCTCCGCCTTCGCAGGCATCTCGGTCGACACTGCCTGGTACAACGTGGCGCTCGGTGTCGTGATGCTCGGGGCGCGGTTCATCCCGATGATCTTCGTGCTCGCCATGGCCGGTTCGCTGGCCGAGCAACGGTCGGTACCGGTGTCCGACGGGACGCTACCCACCCACCGGCCGTTGTTCGTCGCCATGGTGATCGGGGTCGCGGTCATCGTGGTCGCCCTCACCTACCTGCCTGCGCTAGCCCTCGGGCCGCTCGCAGAGGGGCTGCACTGATGCCCGCCACCGGCAAGACTGCGGGCGGGCTGCTCGACCCGAAGATGCTCTGGCAGTCCACCCCGGATGCCTTCCGCAAACTCAACCCGATGACGCTGTGGAAGAACCCGGTCATGTTCCTCGTCGAGGTCGGATCGGTCTGGACGACCTGGCTGGCGCTCGAAGACCACACCGCGTTCGCGATCGTCACGACCGTCTGGCTCTGGCTGACCGTCGTCTTCGCCAACCTCGCGGAGGCGGTGGCTGAAGGCCGCGGGAAGGCACAGGCGGAGTCGCTGCGACGCGCGAAGACGATCACGAAGGCGCGACTGCTGGACAACTGGTCACCCGGCTGCGAATCGGCGAGCCTGCGCGAGCGCGAGGTCCCGGCCGCCGAGCTGCAACGGGGGCAGCACGTCGTCGTCGAGCCAGGTCAGGTGATTCCCGGCGACGGCGACGTCGTCGAAGGCATCGCGAGCGTCGACGAGTCCGCGATCACCGGCGAGTCGGCGCCCGTGATTCGCGAGTCCGGTGGCGACCGCAGCTCGGTGACGGGCGGTACGAAGGTGCTCTCCGACCGGATCGTGGTCGAGATCACCCAGCAGCCGGGAGAGAGCTTCATCGACCGGATGATCGCGTTGGTCGAGGGCGCATCACGGCAGAAGACTCCGAACGAGATCGCGCTGAACATCCTGCTCGCCTCGTTGACGATCATCTTCCTGCTTGCTGTGGCCACGCTTCAGCCGTTCGCCATCTTTGCCAAGGCGCAGCAGCCCGGCGCGCCGAACTCGCTTGCTCTCACCTCGCACGGCGTGACCGGTGTCGTCCTCGTGTCGCTCCTGGTCTGCCTGATCCCGACCACGATCGGCGCTCTGCTGTCCGCAATCGGGATCGCCGGAATGGATCGCCTCGTCCAGCGCAACGTCCTGGCGATGTCGGGACGCGCGGTGGAGGCCGCAGGTGACGTCGACACGCTCCTGCTGGACAAGACCGGCACGATCACGATCGGCAACCGCGAGGCCGTCGAGCTGGTCCCCGTCGCCGGGGTGAGCGAGGAGCAGCTCGCGGACGCGGCCCAGCTGTCGAGCCTGGCCGACGAGACACCGGAAGGCCGATCCATCGTCGTCCTCGCCAAGACTCGCTACGGCTTGCGCGAGCGAGCCTCAGGAGAGCTCGCCCATGCCAGCTTCGTGAAGTTCACGGCGCAGACCCGGATGAGCGGTGTAGACCTTCGCGAGGGCGAGGCGACCCGCGAGATCCGCAAGGGAGCCGCCGCGTCGGTTCTCGGATGGGTCCGGCAGGCAGGCGGTGTCGTCCCTGACGGAATCGACGAGCTGGTCGACGCGATCTCAGGCGCCGGGGGTACGCCGCTGGTCGTCGCAGACCGGATCGGCCACCACGCTCGCACACTCGGCGTGGTGCACCTCAAGGACATCGTGAAAGACGGGATGCGCGAGCGGTTCGCCGAGCTTCGGGCCATGGGAATCCGCACCGTCATGATCACTGGCGACAACCCGCTGACGGCGCGAGCCATCGCGCAGGAGGCCGGAGTCGACGACTTCCTCGCGGAAGCGAAACCCGAGGACAAGATGTCGCTGATCAAGGCCGAGCAGGCCGGCGGCAGGCTCGTCGCGATGACCGGCGACGGCACGAACGACGCGCCGGCGCTCGCACAGGCTGACGTCGGTGTCGCCATGAACACCGGTACCTCGGCAGCAAAAGAGGCCGGCAACATGGTCGACCTCGACTCCAACCCGACCAAGCTCATCGAGATCGTCGAAATCGGAAAGCAGCTGCTGATCACCCGCGGCGCATTGACGACCTTCTCGATTGCCAACGACGTCGCCAAGTTCTTCGCAATCATCCCGGCGATGTTCGCGGCGGTCTATCCGGGCCTGGGAAAGCTCAACGTCATGCACCTGCACAGCGCGCAGTCCGCGATTCTGTCCGCCGTCGTCTTCAACGCACTCGTCATCATCGCGCTCATCCCGCTGGCACTGCGCGGCGTGCAGTACCGGCCCAGCAGCGCCGCGGCCATGCTGCGGCGAAACCTCGGCATCTACGGGGTCGGCGGCCTGGTCGTTCCGTTCCTCGGGATCAAGGCGATCGATCTGCTCGTGCAGCTCGTCCCCGGAATCAGGTGAGGATCGATGAACCGAATGCCCGGCTGGACTCGCCAGCACCTCGCCGCGCTGCGAATCCTTCTGCTGCTCACCGTCGTGCTGGGCGTCGGCTACCCCGCTGCGGTCACGCTGATCGCGCAGATCCCAGGTCTACACCATCGCGCCGACGGCTCGCTGATCCACCTCGACGGACGGGTCGTCGGCTCCGCGGTGATCGGCCAGTCGTTCACCGACAGCGACGGCGCGCCGATCGAGAAGTACTTCCAGAGCCGGCCGTCCGCGGGTGGCTACGACCCGACCGCGACCGGTGCGAGCAACCTCGGCCCGGAGTCGATCGTCGACACCCTCGCGAACCCGGCCGTGAAGGGCGCCGTCGGCACACCGTCGCTACTGACCCTGGTCTGCAGCCGCAGCAGGCAGGTCGGCGAGGAGAACGGCGTCGACGGACAGCGCCCCTATTGCACAGCCACGGGCGTCGGCGCTGTGCTGTCGGTCATCCGCAGCGCCGGTGTGAGCGGAAAGGTCGTGAAGGTGGTGAGCGTCAACCAACCGTGCCCGGCCACGCCCTTCATCTCGACGTACGACGGGGTGGCGGTGACCTGCGCGAGGTACGGCGAGGACGTCGCAATCGGGACCATCGTTGCCATCCGCGGCTCCGGCAAGGCCTGGCCGGCCAATCCCGTCCCTCCGGACGCCGTCACCGCAAGCGGCTCCGGACTCGACCCGGACATCTCGGTGACCTACGCGAGACTGCAGGCGCCGCGTGTGGCGAGGCTGCGCGGGCTGCCGTTGCATCAAGTGCTTGCTTTGGTCGCGAAATACACCTCGGCACGCGCGTTCGGGTTCATGGGCGAGCCCGCCGTCAACGTGCTTCAGCTCAATCTCGCCCTGGACCGGCTTCCTGGCCAGTAGAGGACACTGACGTGATGGCGCAGCGTCGATCATGAGCCGCGGGACCCTGCGGATCTACCTGGGCGCGGCGCCCGGCGTCGGCAAGACCTACGCGATGCTCGACGAAGCCCACAGGCGCCGGGCCCGCGGCACCGACGTCGTCATCGGGCTGATCGAGACCCACGGGCGCGCACGCACGGCGGCGATGATCGGTGACCTCGAGGTGCTGCCACGACGTGAGGTCCGGTATCGCGGTGCCGACTTCGAGGAGATGGACCTCGACGCAATCCTCGCCCGCAACCCGCAGGTCGTCTGCGTCGACGAGCTCGCCCACACGAACGTGCCGGGCTGCGCGCACGAGAAGCGTTGGCAGGACGTGGCAACGATCCTCGACGCCGGGATCACCGTGCTGACGACGATCAACATCCAGCACCTCGAGTCCGTCAACGATGTCGTCGCCAAGATCACCGGCGTCCGCCAGCAAGAGACAGTGCCCGACGCGGTGGTGCGTGGCGCCGAGCAGGTCGAGCTGGTCGACGTCACGCCCGAGGCACTCCAGCGCCGGATGGCCCACGGCAACATCTATCCGTCGGAGAAGGTCGACGCCGCGCTCGGCAACTACTTCCGCCTGGGCAACCTCACCGCCCTCCGCGAGCTCGCCCTGCTGTGGCTTGCCGACAAGGTGGACGTCGCCCTGCAGCAGTACCGCAAGGATCACCGCATCGAGGCGACCTGGGAGACCCGCGAGCGCGTCGTCCTCGCGCTCACCGGAGGACCCGAAGGCGAGACACTGATCCGGCGCGCCAGCCGCATCGCCGCGCGCGGTGGCGCCGACCTGCTCGCCGTCCATGTGAGCGCAACCGACGGCCTCACCGCGGCCAACCCTCAGCTACTGGCCCAACAGCGAACGCTCGTCGAGTCGGTCGGCGGCAGCTACCACGAGGTCACGGGCGACAACATCGCACGTTCGCTGATCGAGTTCGCGCGCGCCCAGAACGCGACGCAACTCGTCCTCGGTGCGTCTCGCCGATCCCCGCTGCACCGGCTGGCGACCGGGCCCGGCAACGCCGCCGCGGTGATCCGGCAGGCGGACGACATCGACGTCCACATCGTGACCCACGAGCAGATGGGCCGGGGTCGCTCGCTGCCCAGCCTGACCGGCGGCCTGACGCCACGGCGGCGGATCGCCGGCGCCGCGCAAGCAGCACTCCTGCTGCCCGTTCTCACCCTGGTCCTGACCGACGCACGGTCGGACGTGAATCTGACGAGCGACCTGCTGAGCTACCTGATCGTCGTGGTCGCGGTCTCCCTCGTCGGTGGAGCCTTTCCCGGCATCGTCGCGGCCGTCGTCGCGAGCCTGCTGCTCAACTACTACTTCACGCCTCCCATCCACCGGTTCACGATCTCCGAGCACGACAACGTGATCGCTCTCGCCGCCTTCGTGGTCGTCGCTGCGACGGTGAGCGCAGTCGTCGACATCGCGGCGCGACGCACGACCCAAGCGGCGCGCGCGAACGCGGAGGCGCGAATCCTCGCAACCGCAGCCGGCAGTGTGCTCCGCGGTGACGACGCACTGCCCGCCCTCCTCGACCGACTGCGGGAGGCGCTCTCGCTTCGCGGTACGGCGCTGGTCCGCCATGTCGACGACGGGAGCTGGCAGATCCTCGAAGCCTCGGGCACCGTCGAGGACGCTGACCCGGCGTACAACGACGGACGGGCCGAGGTCGACGCCCAGCATCAGCTCATCGTCAGCGGTAGGCGGTTGCAGGGCCGCGAGCAACGCCTGCTGACGGTCTTCGCCGTCCAGCTCGCTACGGTGCTCGAACACCGGGAGCTCGCTGCCGCCGCCGCCGCGGCCAGACCACTAGCCGAAGCCGACCGGCTGCGAACTGCGCTCCTTGCCGCGGTCAGCCACGACCTGCGCTCACCGCTCGCGTCGGCCACCG
It contains:
- a CDS encoding potassium-transporting ATPase subunit C is translated as MPGWTRQHLAALRILLLLTVVLGVGYPAAVTLIAQIPGLHHRADGSLIHLDGRVVGSAVIGQSFTDSDGAPIEKYFQSRPSAGGYDPTATGASNLGPESIVDTLANPAVKGAVGTPSLLTLVCSRSRQVGEENGVDGQRPYCTATGVGAVLSVIRSAGVSGKVVKVVSVNQPCPATPFISTYDGVAVTCARYGEDVAIGTIVAIRGSGKAWPANPVPPDAVTASGSGLDPDISVTYARLQAPRVARLRGLPLHQVLALVAKYTSARAFGFMGEPAVNVLQLNLALDRLPGQ
- a CDS encoding ATP-binding protein, which encodes MGRVRSQVDAAYILPAAFAALLVLGATTAALNGRIGPTTLLVAASVITLLASVVSAIPAAPLVAAMAWLTAIGFSHAPYGQLHASGRHALTALVALADCAVVGVMLGGAARRVGRARGQIEWSVFDDIESLGDHSIVSEAPIPAVRLRDLAVAVSRRRQVAAVLFGSIVLPLMTASLAAVRPHLSLDDDLLLYLIAVLAITLIGGFWPAVGGAIAASLLVNWYFTPPLHNWTIDSPQNLFALLLFITVAVTVSSVVHLAARRAALARRSSKESATLLALARTVLGGDDTAADVINHLSQHEEVGAELHELVSGRWILLTSAGDASGASSTSRIRDDLRLRLFGPRVARLSARTVEGYGAQAAAALDRERLRVQAAQAEMLAAGNRMRTALLTAVSHDLRTPLASVKASVSSLRQTDVTWSPRDEAELLATIEESADRLDALIANLLDMSRVHTGSLQPLLRPISIDEIAPLAVHGLDAAQVAFDIPDDLPLVATDPGLLERAVANLVGNAVRYCPPGQPARLVARRDRDWVSLDIVDHGPGVPDAMKSRMFEPFQQLGDQRNTEGVGLGLAVARGFVEAMGGTLEALNTPGGGLTMRLTLRIAVAPSEVSVDQ
- the kdpB gene encoding potassium-transporting ATPase subunit KdpB, which produces MPATGKTAGGLLDPKMLWQSTPDAFRKLNPMTLWKNPVMFLVEVGSVWTTWLALEDHTAFAIVTTVWLWLTVVFANLAEAVAEGRGKAQAESLRRAKTITKARLLDNWSPGCESASLREREVPAAELQRGQHVVVEPGQVIPGDGDVVEGIASVDESAITGESAPVIRESGGDRSSVTGGTKVLSDRIVVEITQQPGESFIDRMIALVEGASRQKTPNEIALNILLASLTIIFLLAVATLQPFAIFAKAQQPGAPNSLALTSHGVTGVVLVSLLVCLIPTTIGALLSAIGIAGMDRLVQRNVLAMSGRAVEAAGDVDTLLLDKTGTITIGNREAVELVPVAGVSEEQLADAAQLSSLADETPEGRSIVVLAKTRYGLRERASGELAHASFVKFTAQTRMSGVDLREGEATREIRKGAAASVLGWVRQAGGVVPDGIDELVDAISGAGGTPLVVADRIGHHARTLGVVHLKDIVKDGMRERFAELRAMGIRTVMITGDNPLTARAIAQEAGVDDFLAEAKPEDKMSLIKAEQAGGRLVAMTGDGTNDAPALAQADVGVAMNTGTSAAKEAGNMVDLDSNPTKLIEIVEIGKQLLITRGALTTFSIANDVAKFFAIIPAMFAAVYPGLGKLNVMHLHSAQSAILSAVVFNALVIIALIPLALRGVQYRPSSAAAMLRRNLGIYGVGGLVVPFLGIKAIDLLVQLVPGIR
- a CDS encoding ATP-binding protein, yielding MSRGTLRIYLGAAPGVGKTYAMLDEAHRRRARGTDVVIGLIETHGRARTAAMIGDLEVLPRREVRYRGADFEEMDLDAILARNPQVVCVDELAHTNVPGCAHEKRWQDVATILDAGITVLTTINIQHLESVNDVVAKITGVRQQETVPDAVVRGAEQVELVDVTPEALQRRMAHGNIYPSEKVDAALGNYFRLGNLTALRELALLWLADKVDVALQQYRKDHRIEATWETRERVVLALTGGPEGETLIRRASRIAARGGADLLAVHVSATDGLTAANPQLLAQQRTLVESVGGSYHEVTGDNIARSLIEFARAQNATQLVLGASRRSPLHRLATGPGNAAAVIRQADDIDVHIVTHEQMGRGRSLPSLTGGLTPRRRIAGAAQAALLLPVLTLVLTDARSDVNLTSDLLSYLIVVVAVSLVGGAFPGIVAAVVASLLLNYYFTPPIHRFTISEHDNVIALAAFVVVAATVSAVVDIAARRTTQAARANAEARILATAAGSVLRGDDALPALLDRLREALSLRGTALVRHVDDGSWQILEASGTVEDADPAYNDGRAEVDAQHQLIVSGRRLQGREQRLLTVFAVQLATVLEHRELAAAAAAARPLAEADRLRTALLAAVSHDLRSPLASATAAVDSLSTTDVEWAEDERDELLATARESLQRLSRLVENLLDLSRLQAGAMSVLSSATRLDEVVPLALDDLGTAAARIDVELPKTLPEAIADPALLERVIVNLAANALRYAPPNTRPRIAASAHSGWVEIRVIDRGPGVPAADWDRIFTPFQRLGDTDNTTGVGLGLALSRGLTEAMGGELNPQDTPGGGLTMVVRLPAANQPRQPLADLSELATP
- a CDS encoding potassium-transporting ATPase subunit F produces the protein MTADNLVGLILAVATGVFLVIALLFPERF
- a CDS encoding response regulator, yielding MTSVLVVDDEASIRRALRINLAARDYAVHTADDGRSGLRAAAAQRPDVVILDLGLPDMDGVEVIRGIRGWSEAPIIVLSAREHEHDKVAALDAGADDYVTKPFGMDELLARLRAATRRSVTTARDEPVVRTDHFTVDLGAKRVTNLAGHEVRLTPTEWEIVELLVRNDGRLVASRQILSQVWGEGFHAETHYLRVYLAQIRRKLEPDSSRPRYFHTEPGMGYRFLASPPSDRPS
- the kdpA gene encoding potassium-transporting ATPase subunit KdpA translates to MSSTTAGALFVVALVLALAASYRPLGDYMARTYLDRRHLRAEAWIYRLAGIDADTDQTWAAYLRSVLAFSAVSVLLVYLILRGQHSLPFDLGFGGMHASQAWNTAASFTTNTNWQSYSGESSLGYAAQALGLAVQNFVSAAVGIAVAIAFVRGFSRSRTDRLGNFWVDLVRTCIRILLPISFVAALVLVGGGAIQNFHDPQTIHTITGGTQTITGGPVASQEAIKQLGTNGGGFYNANSAHPFENPTSWTNWFEIYLLLVIGFSLPRTFGKLVGDTRQGLAIVAVMGVLFLGSVVALNVFQNVHHGSVPAAVGASTEGTEQRFGVADSATFAASTTLTSTGAVDSFHDSYTSLGGAVTLLDMQLGEIAPGGTGSGLYGMLVLAVITVFVGGLMVGRTPEYLAKKIGAREMKFASLYFLTTPLFVLVGAGLAMALPGERAAMLNTGAHGFSEVLYAFTSAANNNGSAFAGISVDTAWYNVALGVVMLGARFIPMIFVLAMAGSLAEQRSVPVSDGTLPTHRPLFVAMVIGVAVIVVALTYLPALALGPLAEGLH
- a CDS encoding APC family permease, which encodes MTSPVASFKRLLVGRPLRSTQLHETLLPKWIALPVFCSDPISSVAYATEEIVLVLAAGGLAYLSMAKWVAVAVAALLFIVVLSYRQTCYAYPSGGGAFAVSLDNFGPAAALVAASALLVDYVMTVAVSIVSGVVAITSAAPSLAPHAVAMSVGFVVVLVLANLRGVRESGKLFAIPTYSFVVLSFVMFGFAAVRGALGDLPQAATAHQHLHRTVAVGGLATVLLALRAFASGCTALTGVEAISNGVPAFRKPKPRNAALTLSMMGGLAISMFVGITVLALRLHAHAQPDGNPSVISQVAAASFGRHDVFFYLYQAATAAILVLAANTAFNGFPGLASILAHHRYLPRQLHNRGDRLVFSNGILILGGLAMALIVGFDANIDRLIQLYIIGVFTSFTLSQSGMVNHWNKALVEATGEQRRKIRISRVINVTGAVATALVLVVVLYTKVVHGAWIAIVAMVALYFMMRGIRAHYQAVSDELHVSPAEQPTMPSRNHAVVLVSRLHVATMRALAYARATRPSTLVAVTINLDQDDIDELMQRWDEYEVPVKLVVLDSPYREILRPVLRYIRELRQSSPRDVVTVFIPEYVVGRWWEQILHNQSALRLKARLLFEPGVMVTSVPWQLRSSDRAAWPSESAV